TACGCGATATCATATATGAAATTGGCGTAAGCCTACAGGAGGTATCAAACAGTGGGTATTATCGTACAGAAATTCGGCGGAAGCTCTGTTGCCAACGCTGAAAAAATCTTTAATGTGGCAGGTCGCATTCAGGATGCATACGACGAAGGAAATTCCGTAGTCGTTGTTGTATCCGCTCAGGGCGACACGACTGATGATTTAATTGAAAAAGCAGCAGAAATCAACGAAAAACCGTCTAAAAGAGAAATGGATGTTCTGCTTTCCACCGGGGAACAGATCACCATTGCGCTCTTAGCAATGGCTTTAGAGAAAAATAAATATCCGGTCGTTTCCTTAACCGGCTGGCAGACTCCCATCAAAACCAATATGGTTTATGGTTCTGCCCGCATTGAAAAAGTGGAAACCACCCGTTTGGTGAATGAACTGGATAAAGGCAGAATTGTCATCGTGGCAGGTTTCCAGGGCGTGAATAATGTAAATGACATTACTACCTTGGGCAGAGGTGGTTCCGATACCACAGCAGTTGCATTGGCAGCAGCACTTCGTGCAGATGTTTGCGAAATTTATACTGATGTTGACGGTGTGTATACCTGTGACCCCAGAATTGTGCCCGATGCAAGAAAATTAAACGATATTTCCTACGACGAAATGTTAGAATTGGCATCCTTGGGTGCTAACGTGTTACATAACCGTTCTGTGGAAATGGCAAAGAAATATCATGTTGATTTAGAAGTAA
This region of Oscillospiraceae bacterium genomic DNA includes:
- a CDS encoding aspartate kinase; translated protein: MGIIVQKFGGSSVANAEKIFNVAGRIQDAYDEGNSVVVVVSAQGDTTDDLIEKAAEINEKPSKREMDVLLSTGEQITIALLAMALEKNKYPVVSLTGWQTPIKTNMVYGSARIEKVETTRLVNELDKGRIVIVAGFQGVNNVNDITTLGRGGSDTTAVALAAALRADVCEIYTDVDGVYTCDPRIVPDARKLNDISYDEMLELASLGANVLHNRSVEMAKKYHVDLEVKSSFQKVAGTKVKEAGSVEKLLVRGVARDNDVARIAVIGVDDTPGKAYRMFALLAKKNINVDVILQSIGRDDSKDISFTVSRSQMEEAIKVLNDNLEDIGAKAITHDEKISKVSIVGSGMLSNPGVAARMFEALYDANINIRMISTSEIKVSVLIDEDMAEKAVQAIHHKFFKD